The following proteins come from a genomic window of Gimesia chilikensis:
- a CDS encoding PPC domain-containing protein, with translation MLQNFKSVCTGILTLALSVLLVDSAWATDPSLNYVRPRGGQRGTELELTFIGARLSDAVEILSYKKGFEFKDIKANPKNANVCTAIVKIAPDCALGEHTFQVRTKTGVSEYKTFWVGPFPEIAEKEPNSEFETPQPIEMNHTVSGVVQNEDVDHYVVTAKKGDRISAEIEGIRLATTLFDPYIAILDEKRFELKAEDDLPLLRNDAAVSVIAPADGKYTILVRDSSYGGNGAAFYRLHVGTYPRPTAVYPAGGQLGTKQKVTFKGNTVDNLVQEFQLPDKPDAEFELFASDAGGTAPSGNVFRLFPHGNCMEQEPNNDFKTASAAALPNAFNGIIETDGDIDYFKFQGKKDQTLEIECYARRIRSPLDAVVNLYNAKFGRVAGNDDSRGPDSYFRYKFPADGDYYISITDHLSRGGADFVYRIEMLPVSPGLELGIPRNARYSQERQQIVVPRGNRFAAVISASRSNFGGEIALDSSNFPKGVKVVAEPMAANLTTMPVVFEAAADAPVEGELIELKGHHVDPKQNISGVFTNRADLVRVRNNQLLWMKDVAQIPVAVVEEVPFKLDIVEPKAPLARNGSLQLKVVATRKEGFDEAITLQFPFRPPGVGASSRVTIPKGKNEAFYPINANSKAEIKKWKVFVIGSANVGGNAWVSSQLANLEVADSYVDLDLARTAVEQGKETEIICKVDLKTPFDGDAKVKLVGLPPKVTTEDITFNKESKELIFKVKTDPASPQGRHKSLFCQVEVPVNGETVVHTAGRTELRIDKPLPPKKDEPAKPKTVAKKEEPKKEEPKRLTRLEQLRLEAKKRLEEGTK, from the coding sequence ATGCTGCAGAATTTCAAGTCTGTCTGCACCGGCATTTTGACACTCGCACTCAGCGTACTACTCGTAGACTCCGCCTGGGCCACAGATCCCAGTCTGAACTATGTCCGTCCTCGAGGGGGACAACGGGGTACCGAGTTGGAACTCACCTTCATTGGTGCCCGTCTCTCTGATGCAGTCGAAATTCTGTCCTACAAAAAAGGATTCGAATTCAAAGACATCAAAGCGAATCCCAAAAACGCGAACGTCTGCACCGCGATCGTCAAAATCGCCCCTGACTGTGCCCTGGGTGAGCATACCTTCCAGGTTCGCACGAAAACGGGTGTCTCCGAATACAAAACATTCTGGGTCGGACCGTTCCCCGAAATCGCCGAAAAAGAACCTAACAGCGAATTCGAAACGCCTCAGCCCATTGAAATGAACCACACCGTAAGTGGTGTCGTTCAGAATGAAGACGTTGATCACTATGTCGTCACAGCCAAAAAAGGCGATCGCATCTCTGCAGAAATCGAAGGTATTCGTCTGGCGACCACTCTGTTCGATCCCTACATCGCCATCCTGGACGAAAAACGTTTTGAGCTCAAAGCCGAAGACGATCTCCCCCTGCTGAGAAATGATGCCGCGGTCTCGGTAATTGCCCCCGCTGATGGCAAATACACGATCCTGGTTCGTGACAGTTCATACGGCGGAAACGGTGCTGCATTCTACCGTCTGCACGTCGGTACTTATCCTCGTCCGACAGCCGTTTATCCCGCTGGCGGACAACTGGGAACCAAACAGAAAGTCACCTTCAAAGGCAATACCGTCGATAACCTGGTTCAGGAATTCCAGCTCCCGGATAAGCCCGATGCTGAGTTCGAACTGTTCGCCAGCGATGCCGGGGGAACCGCTCCTTCCGGAAACGTATTCCGCCTGTTTCCTCATGGTAACTGCATGGAACAGGAGCCTAATAACGACTTTAAAACGGCATCTGCCGCAGCACTGCCCAATGCATTTAACGGGATCATCGAAACCGACGGCGATATCGATTACTTCAAATTTCAGGGCAAGAAAGACCAGACCCTGGAAATCGAATGCTACGCCCGTCGCATCCGTTCTCCACTGGATGCGGTTGTGAACCTGTATAACGCCAAATTCGGTCGCGTTGCCGGCAACGACGACTCACGTGGTCCCGACAGTTACTTCCGTTACAAGTTTCCCGCTGATGGAGATTACTACATCTCCATTACGGACCATCTTTCGCGCGGTGGAGCTGATTTTGTCTACCGCATCGAAATGTTGCCGGTTTCTCCGGGTCTTGAACTGGGTATTCCCCGCAACGCCCGTTACTCCCAAGAGCGACAGCAGATTGTAGTCCCCCGGGGCAACCGCTTTGCAGCAGTCATCAGTGCCAGCCGTTCTAACTTTGGTGGCGAAATCGCTCTCGATTCTTCGAACTTCCCTAAGGGAGTTAAAGTAGTCGCCGAACCAATGGCAGCAAATCTGACAACAATGCCCGTGGTATTCGAGGCAGCCGCAGATGCTCCTGTTGAAGGAGAACTCATTGAACTCAAGGGACATCATGTTGATCCCAAGCAGAATATCTCGGGGGTCTTCACCAACCGGGCCGACCTGGTTCGCGTGCGGAACAACCAGCTGTTGTGGATGAAAGACGTCGCCCAGATACCAGTCGCGGTTGTCGAGGAAGTTCCTTTCAAACTCGATATCGTTGAACCTAAAGCCCCGCTGGCACGCAACGGCTCATTGCAACTTAAAGTTGTCGCTACTCGAAAAGAAGGTTTCGACGAAGCGATCACCCTGCAATTCCCCTTCCGTCCACCGGGAGTGGGTGCTTCCAGCCGGGTTACGATCCCCAAGGGCAAAAATGAAGCCTTCTATCCCATCAACGCTAACAGCAAAGCCGAGATTAAAAAATGGAAGGTCTTCGTTATTGGCTCTGCCAACGTGGGTGGCAATGCCTGGGTTTCCTCACAGCTGGCAAATCTGGAAGTGGCAGATTCCTATGTTGACCTGGATCTGGCACGTACAGCCGTCGAACAGGGTAAAGAGACTGAGATCATCTGTAAGGTTGACCTCAAGACTCCCTTCGATGGAGATGCCAAAGTCAAACTGGTCGGTCTGCCTCCGAAAGTGACCACAGAAGACATCACTTTCAACAAAGAGAGCAAGGAGCTGATCTTCAAAGTGAAAACGGATCCGGCTTCTCCCCAGGGACGACATAAGAGCCTGTTCTGTCAGGTCGAAGTTCCTGTGAACGGCGAAACCGTCGTACATACCGCCGGCCGCACCGAGCTGCGGATTGACAAGCCGCTTCCTCCGAAGAAAGACGAACCGGCGAAACCCAAAACTGTAGCGAAAAAAGAAGAACCCAAAAAGGAAGAACCCAAGCGTTTGACTCGACTGGAGCAGCTCCGTCTCGAGGCTAAAAAACGACTGGAAGAAGGTACCAAGTAG
- a CDS encoding DUF1501 domain-containing protein, translating to MSFKQSRRDFLHVGFAGGIGLTLPEFLRIKSAQAEQKYYETKEGTAKSVIFIYLPGGAAHQETWDPKPYAPVEYRGPMGSIETNVAGVRFNEKLAKTAKIMDKLTVCRSMSHGEAAHERGTHNMFTGYRPSPALQFPSMGSVVTHEFGPRNSMPQYVCIPNQPNEFAGTGYLSSSFAPFSVGADPASNGFKVRDLNLPGGVDDKRFTRRRSLLDAVNDHFVSKEKADSLDAVDTFYKQAYDMVSSKASQEAFDLDKEDAKVRDAYGRNQAGARMLLSRRLVEAGARFVTMTYGGWDMHDRIQTGIERNLPSFDQAFSTLITDLYDRGLLDSTLVCVCSEFGRTPKINGTAGRDHWPKVFSLVMAGGGIKGGQVYGSSDAIASEPEDKPLSVMDWASTIYHCMGIVSDKELMAPGDRPIEIVDGGKVVKELLV from the coding sequence ATGAGCTTCAAACAATCACGTCGTGACTTTTTACACGTTGGTTTTGCGGGTGGAATCGGGCTGACTCTACCTGAGTTTCTGCGTATTAAAAGCGCTCAGGCAGAACAAAAATATTATGAGACCAAGGAAGGCACAGCCAAATCTGTGATCTTCATTTATCTCCCAGGTGGTGCAGCACACCAGGAAACCTGGGATCCCAAACCTTACGCTCCCGTTGAATACCGTGGACCGATGGGTTCCATCGAAACCAACGTCGCAGGCGTTCGTTTCAATGAGAAACTGGCCAAGACTGCCAAAATCATGGATAAGCTGACCGTCTGCCGTTCCATGTCACACGGCGAAGCGGCTCACGAGCGCGGAACGCATAATATGTTCACCGGCTATCGTCCCAGCCCGGCTCTGCAGTTCCCCAGCATGGGAAGTGTCGTCACCCACGAGTTCGGTCCCCGGAACAGCATGCCTCAGTATGTCTGTATCCCGAATCAGCCGAACGAATTCGCCGGAACCGGATACCTCAGCTCTTCCTTCGCTCCTTTCAGCGTCGGAGCTGACCCCGCCTCCAATGGTTTCAAAGTGCGTGACCTGAACCTGCCCGGTGGTGTAGACGACAAGCGGTTCACCCGCCGTCGCTCTCTGCTGGACGCTGTCAACGATCACTTTGTTAGCAAAGAAAAAGCAGACTCTCTGGATGCCGTTGATACCTTTTACAAGCAGGCCTACGACATGGTCTCATCGAAAGCTTCACAGGAAGCCTTCGACCTCGACAAAGAAGATGCCAAAGTGCGTGACGCCTACGGCCGAAACCAGGCTGGTGCCCGCATGCTGCTGTCCCGTCGTCTGGTTGAAGCAGGTGCCCGCTTTGTGACCATGACCTATGGTGGCTGGGACATGCACGACCGGATTCAAACCGGAATCGAACGGAATCTGCCTTCCTTCGACCAGGCATTCTCGACACTGATCACAGACCTCTACGACCGCGGACTGCTGGACAGCACCCTGGTCTGCGTCTGCAGTGAATTTGGTCGTACTCCGAAAATCAATGGTACTGCCGGCCGCGACCACTGGCCAAAAGTATTCAGTCTGGTCATGGCTGGTGGCGGTATCAAAGGCGGTCAGGTTTATGGTTCGTCTGATGCCATTGCCAGTGAACCGGAAGACAAACCACTGTCCGTTATGGATTGGGCTTCCACCATTTACCACTGCATGGGGATTGTCTCAGACAAAGAACTGATGGCTCCCGGCGATCGTCCCATCGAAATCGTTGATGGCGGCAAAGTCGTCAAAGAGTTGCTCGTCTGA
- a CDS encoding CRTAC1 family protein, translating to MTDQNNTDLELGPNLEEETEQNDESIGRAFWYSLSVMLVLAVIGGTVFLVNRLNEPETVVKETPLSLPEKREVEEIILPKIPFKDITEEAGIAFVHNNGAAGEKLLPETMGGGAAFFDYDNDGDQDLLLVGSTDWPWTDSSRKVKPDASSLALYQNDGTGKFKDVTEDMGLDISMYGMGVACGDYNNDGLVDLFVSCLESNYLFKNEGNRFVDVTSQAGVGGPDKLWSTSCGWFDYDRDGDLDLLVCNYVDWTPAYDRAQNFTLKGGIRAYGRPQNFNGVNPLLYENLGNGTFRDQTDQAGLKIISPGTGVPLAKSLGLHFYDFDQDGYLDVLITNDTVQNLLFHNQQDGTFKEIAALSGVAFDMDGNARGAMGVDIATFRNDETLGIAIGNFANEMTALYTSPGKEMQFIDEAVSNGLGPQTRMALTFGVFFFDADLDGRLDLFSANGHLEEDINIVQERQHYEQSPQLFWNCGAQHATEFLPLGEALVGSDFVKPLVGRGATFADIDADGDLDLLIMTTGNKPRLLRNEQATGNHWVRFRLTSAPAGDQKPNQLVSNHDALGAEVRIKTKTGTQSRLLMPTRSYISQTELPVTFGLGTETEIQSVNIQWPSGKVTTLENLKADKLYQISEQDGLVDK from the coding sequence ATGACAGATCAGAACAATACCGATCTGGAACTTGGTCCGAATCTCGAAGAAGAGACCGAACAGAACGACGAGTCGATCGGCCGCGCCTTCTGGTATTCACTCTCCGTGATGCTGGTCCTGGCGGTCATCGGCGGTACCGTCTTTCTGGTAAACCGGCTCAACGAACCGGAAACCGTGGTCAAGGAGACGCCACTCTCTCTGCCTGAAAAACGGGAAGTGGAAGAAATCATCCTTCCCAAGATTCCGTTTAAAGACATTACCGAGGAAGCAGGCATCGCTTTTGTCCACAACAATGGTGCTGCCGGCGAAAAACTGCTGCCGGAAACCATGGGGGGCGGTGCGGCCTTCTTTGACTATGATAACGACGGCGATCAGGACCTGCTGCTCGTTGGTTCTACCGACTGGCCCTGGACCGACTCTTCGAGGAAAGTAAAACCCGATGCATCATCGCTGGCACTCTACCAGAATGATGGCACAGGTAAATTCAAAGATGTCACTGAAGACATGGGGCTGGATATTTCGATGTATGGCATGGGCGTCGCCTGTGGAGACTATAACAACGATGGCCTGGTGGATCTGTTCGTCTCCTGCCTGGAATCCAACTATCTGTTTAAAAATGAAGGCAACCGATTTGTCGATGTGACGAGTCAGGCAGGTGTCGGCGGTCCCGATAAACTGTGGAGCACCAGTTGTGGCTGGTTTGACTATGACCGGGATGGCGACCTCGACCTGCTGGTCTGCAACTACGTTGACTGGACCCCCGCCTACGACCGCGCTCAGAACTTTACCCTGAAAGGGGGAATCCGCGCTTATGGTCGTCCCCAGAACTTTAACGGCGTAAATCCCCTGCTCTACGAGAACCTGGGGAACGGCACCTTTCGGGATCAGACTGACCAGGCGGGACTCAAAATCATTTCTCCCGGCACGGGAGTCCCACTGGCAAAATCTCTGGGCCTGCATTTCTATGATTTTGATCAGGATGGTTACCTGGATGTATTGATCACGAACGACACCGTCCAGAACCTGCTGTTTCACAATCAACAGGATGGCACCTTCAAAGAAATCGCTGCACTCTCGGGTGTCGCCTTTGATATGGACGGCAATGCCCGTGGTGCCATGGGCGTCGATATCGCAACCTTCCGCAATGACGAAACCCTCGGCATTGCCATCGGGAACTTCGCCAACGAAATGACGGCCCTCTACACTTCCCCCGGAAAAGAGATGCAGTTCATTGACGAAGCGGTCTCGAACGGTCTGGGACCACAAACCCGCATGGCACTCACGTTTGGTGTCTTCTTCTTCGATGCCGACCTGGATGGCAGGCTCGATCTATTCTCGGCCAACGGTCACCTGGAGGAAGACATCAACATCGTCCAGGAACGCCAGCATTATGAACAGTCACCACAGCTGTTCTGGAACTGCGGAGCACAACACGCCACGGAATTCCTGCCGCTGGGAGAAGCGCTCGTTGGTTCCGATTTTGTGAAACCACTGGTCGGTCGCGGTGCAACCTTTGCCGACATCGATGCAGACGGCGATCTGGATCTGCTCATTATGACCACTGGAAATAAGCCACGCCTGCTCCGTAATGAGCAGGCAACGGGCAATCACTGGGTTCGCTTCCGGTTGACCAGTGCGCCCGCTGGAGACCAGAAACCGAACCAGCTTGTCTCCAATCATGATGCTCTGGGAGCCGAAGTCAGAATTAAAACGAAGACAGGTACTCAGAGCCGTCTGCTGATGCCCACCCGGAGCTATATCTCACAAACGGAGCTGCCCGTTACGTTTGGGCTCGGCACGGAAACAGAAATTCAGTCCGTGAACATCCAATGGCCGTCTGGAAAAGTGACGACTCTGGAAAATCTCAAAGCGGACAAATTATACCAGATTTCTGAACAGGATGGTCTTGTTGACAAATAG
- a CDS encoding tetratricopeptide repeat protein — protein MATTDTSVNESRPRRIVRRAVGPKLRKVLYLLFFLVALLGANSIYLVSITTYDWLSGETLENWFYQYMFLAHLILGLLLLAPFILFGIVHIYNTKNRLNRRAVRVGYGLFIISCLVLISGLLLLRIGSFDLKNPTARSITYWCHVIAPIFALWLYWLHRLVGPKIRWKAGLSYMGVITAMVIGMLMFHSADPRKWNVVGPESGEKYFFPSLARTSTGDFIPSKALMMDDYCKKCHPDTHKDWSKSVHRFSSFNNPTYLASVRETRKVAFERDGNLQASRFCAGCHDPVPFFSGAFDDPNFDDINHITAQAGITCTTCHAITHVNSVRGNSDYTIEEPIHYPFAYSDNPFLQWVNNQLVKAKPEFHKKTFLKDFHKSTEFCGTCHKVHLPEELNQYKFLRGQNHYDSFLLSGVSGHGARSFYYPPKAQENCNKCHMPAKESNDFGARHFYGAKELSVHNHLFPAANTGIAALRGDQETVAVHQEFLKDNLRVDFFGIREEGSIEGKLTAPLRPEVPTLKPGHKYLLETVLRTLKVGHHFTQGTADSNEIWLDVTVKSGDRIIGRSGSQEADGTVDPWSHFVNAFVIDREGNRIDRRNAQDIFVALYNNQMPPGAGQTVHYELNLPDDLTEPVTVEAKLQYRKFDTHYMQYVASSLEEKGQKLSWKEPGVPYVNTLPITTIASDTITFPVEGVEAKVENKKVEIPEWQRWNDYGIGLFLKGKAELRQAAEAFSHVDQLGRYDGSLNLARVYFREGRLQDAVEALQKASTFTDPPAPPWTLAWLSGKVNQQQGHLEEAEKNYRSVLEDQTEERTSRGFDFSKDYVVINDLGQNLFDQAKRFRTEANRDQRDQLLNQAVDQFQKTLVLDPENVTAHYNLSLIYDQLGKQELSEEHRKLHLKYKVDDTARGFAERKAREKYPAANHAAEQPVIYSLHRKTETKPNATALKD, from the coding sequence ATGGCTACCACTGATACGTCCGTGAATGAATCACGGCCCCGTCGCATCGTCCGCCGTGCCGTCGGACCAAAGTTGCGCAAAGTTTTATATCTGTTATTTTTCCTGGTTGCGCTGTTAGGGGCGAACTCGATCTACCTGGTCAGTATCACTACCTATGACTGGCTGAGTGGCGAGACTCTGGAAAACTGGTTCTATCAGTACATGTTTCTGGCGCACCTGATTCTGGGGCTGCTGCTCCTGGCGCCATTCATTCTGTTCGGCATTGTTCACATTTATAACACAAAAAATCGGCTCAACCGCCGCGCGGTACGCGTGGGGTACGGCCTGTTTATTATCTCCTGCCTGGTACTGATTTCCGGACTGCTGCTGCTACGTATCGGTTCCTTTGATTTAAAGAATCCCACTGCCCGATCCATCACGTATTGGTGCCACGTGATCGCTCCCATATTTGCGCTCTGGCTCTACTGGTTACACCGGCTGGTAGGTCCCAAGATTCGTTGGAAAGCCGGATTGTCTTATATGGGAGTGATTACGGCCATGGTCATCGGCATGCTGATGTTCCATTCCGCCGATCCCCGTAAATGGAATGTCGTCGGACCGGAATCGGGTGAGAAATACTTCTTCCCCTCCCTGGCCCGCACCTCCACGGGGGACTTCATCCCCTCCAAAGCACTGATGATGGATGACTACTGTAAGAAGTGTCATCCCGATACTCATAAAGACTGGTCTAAGAGCGTTCACCGTTTCAGTTCATTTAATAACCCGACCTACCTGGCCTCGGTACGCGAAACACGGAAGGTCGCATTCGAACGTGACGGCAACCTGCAGGCCTCCCGCTTCTGTGCGGGTTGCCACGATCCGGTTCCGTTCTTCAGTGGCGCCTTTGATGATCCGAACTTTGACGACATCAATCACATCACCGCCCAGGCCGGCATCACCTGCACGACCTGCCATGCGATTACGCACGTTAACAGTGTCCGCGGCAACAGTGACTACACGATCGAAGAACCGATCCATTACCCCTTCGCCTACAGCGACAATCCGTTCCTGCAATGGGTCAACAATCAGCTGGTCAAAGCGAAGCCGGAATTCCATAAGAAGACCTTCCTGAAAGACTTCCATAAATCGACCGAATTCTGTGGTACCTGTCACAAGGTGCATCTGCCCGAGGAACTCAATCAATACAAATTCCTGCGCGGACAGAACCATTATGATTCCTTCCTGCTGAGTGGGGTCTCCGGCCATGGAGCGCGGAGTTTCTATTATCCCCCCAAGGCACAGGAAAACTGCAACAAGTGCCACATGCCCGCGAAAGAGTCGAACGACTTCGGTGCCCGTCACTTCTACGGCGCGAAGGAACTCAGCGTGCACAACCACCTGTTCCCCGCCGCGAACACAGGTATCGCCGCCCTGCGGGGTGATCAGGAAACCGTGGCCGTCCATCAGGAATTCCTGAAAGACAACCTCCGCGTCGACTTCTTCGGCATCCGCGAGGAAGGCAGTATCGAAGGCAAGCTGACTGCACCACTGCGACCGGAAGTACCCACATTGAAACCGGGGCACAAGTATCTCCTGGAAACGGTGCTGCGTACATTGAAAGTCGGCCACCACTTCACCCAGGGAACAGCCGACTCCAACGAAATCTGGCTGGATGTCACCGTCAAAAGTGGCGACCGGATTATCGGCCGCAGCGGTTCCCAGGAAGCGGATGGCACCGTGGATCCCTGGTCGCATTTCGTGAATGCGTTTGTGATTGACCGAGAAGGCAATCGCATCGACCGGCGTAATGCCCAGGACATCTTCGTGGCCCTGTATAACAATCAGATGCCCCCCGGTGCCGGCCAGACCGTGCATTACGAACTCAACCTGCCCGACGACCTGACCGAACCGGTAACCGTCGAAGCGAAACTGCAGTATCGCAAATTCGATACGCATTACATGCAGTACGTCGCCTCTTCCCTGGAAGAGAAAGGACAGAAGCTCTCCTGGAAAGAACCGGGAGTACCTTATGTGAATACGCTGCCCATCACCACCATCGCCTCCGACACGATTACCTTCCCCGTGGAGGGTGTGGAAGCGAAAGTTGAAAACAAAAAAGTAGAGATCCCGGAATGGCAGCGCTGGAACGATTATGGCATCGGGCTGTTCCTCAAAGGAAAAGCCGAACTGCGTCAGGCCGCCGAGGCGTTCAGCCACGTTGATCAACTGGGCCGCTATGATGGTTCTCTGAACCTGGCGCGGGTCTACTTCCGCGAAGGACGACTGCAGGACGCCGTCGAGGCCCTGCAGAAAGCCTCGACCTTCACCGATCCCCCCGCCCCGCCGTGGACGCTCGCCTGGTTGAGCGGCAAGGTGAACCAGCAACAGGGACACCTGGAGGAAGCCGAGAAGAACTATCGCAGTGTCCTGGAAGACCAGACCGAAGAACGCACCAGTCGTGGCTTTGATTTCAGCAAAGATTACGTGGTCATCAACGACCTGGGACAAAACCTGTTCGATCAGGCCAAACGGTTCCGTACCGAAGCCAATCGGGATCAACGGGACCAGTTACTCAATCAGGCGGTGGACCAGTTCCAGAAAACATTGGTCCTCGATCCGGAAAACGTGACAGCGCACTACAACCTGTCGCTGATCTACGACCAGTTGGGAAAACAGGAACTGTCCGAGGAGCATCGTAAGCTGCACCTGAAGTATAAAGTGGACGATACCGCACGCGGTTTTGCCGAACGCAAGGCCCGTGAGAAGTACCCTGCAGCTAACCACGCTGCAGAACAACCTGTGATTTACTCGTTACATCGTAAGACTGAAACCAAACCGAATGCGACAGCCCTCAAGGACTGA
- a CDS encoding lysophospholipid acyltransferase family protein produces the protein MINWRMMRYRLEYLVFQTLVCVVRSLPLRESVKLAKGLAFVIHRCLPRKMTRYHVAAENLRTAFGEELSEKEIDETIYQMWTHLFRMIVEIIQLPRKLHRGNIFDVLDFDYPPELITALCSGRPVILLSGHYGNWEIAVSVFGLFGFPMGVVARELDNPYLNKWFAQFRQHTGHRAMAKSGGYDDMVATIERRGHLALLGDQDAGKRGLFVNFFGKPASTFKSIALLALEYRAYICVGYARRLPDDFEQNQWIKFEMGCEELIDATKCVSKDPVGELTQQFTSSLEKAIRKSPEQYFWVHRRWKSQPRVREKKKRQAEPIAEKRAA, from the coding sequence ATGATTAATTGGCGCATGATGCGATACCGACTGGAATATCTGGTATTTCAGACCCTGGTCTGTGTGGTTCGATCATTACCGCTCAGGGAGTCGGTGAAACTGGCTAAAGGGCTGGCGTTTGTCATCCACCGTTGTCTGCCGCGTAAGATGACCCGGTATCATGTCGCTGCTGAAAACCTGCGGACTGCCTTTGGTGAAGAACTTTCAGAAAAAGAAATCGACGAGACGATCTATCAGATGTGGACGCATCTGTTTCGTATGATCGTCGAGATTATTCAACTACCTCGCAAACTGCACCGGGGTAATATCTTTGATGTACTCGACTTCGATTATCCCCCCGAACTGATTACCGCCCTCTGTTCCGGGCGACCGGTGATTCTGCTCAGTGGTCATTATGGTAACTGGGAGATTGCAGTCTCGGTATTCGGTCTGTTTGGCTTTCCCATGGGTGTTGTGGCACGGGAACTGGATAATCCTTACCTGAATAAATGGTTCGCGCAGTTCCGTCAGCACACCGGCCACAGGGCGATGGCGAAAAGTGGTGGTTACGATGACATGGTCGCCACGATCGAACGACGGGGCCATTTGGCGCTGCTGGGCGATCAGGATGCCGGCAAGCGGGGACTGTTTGTGAACTTCTTTGGCAAACCGGCTTCGACATTCAAGTCGATTGCCCTGCTGGCACTCGAGTACCGGGCCTATATCTGTGTGGGTTATGCCCGCCGTTTGCCTGATGACTTCGAACAGAATCAGTGGATCAAATTTGAGATGGGTTGTGAAGAGTTGATCGACGCTACCAAATGTGTCTCCAAAGACCCGGTTGGCGAACTTACGCAACAGTTTACCTCGTCGCTGGAAAAGGCAATCCGCAAATCACCCGAACAGTATTTCTGGGTCCATCGCCGCTGGAAGAGTCAGCCACGTGTGCGTGAGAAAAAGAAACGCCAGGCAGAGCCGATTGCGGAAAAAAGAGCCGCCTGA
- a CDS encoding Rieske (2Fe-2S) protein — protein sequence MGNKVRIADVDQVPEGTAAEFVAEDRIIALFHVDDQYYAMDGVCPHAGGPLGEGALTGTVVTCPWHGWQFDVTTGQHCLNERLCHPTYPVTVEADGIYVELPDANP from the coding sequence ATGGGAAACAAAGTGCGGATCGCCGATGTAGATCAGGTTCCGGAAGGGACCGCTGCCGAGTTTGTGGCGGAAGATCGCATTATCGCCCTGTTCCACGTTGATGATCAATATTATGCAATGGACGGTGTCTGTCCCCACGCGGGGGGACCACTGGGTGAGGGCGCTTTGACGGGCACGGTGGTGACCTGTCCCTGGCATGGCTGGCAATTCGATGTGACTACCGGCCAGCATTGCCTGAATGAGCGGCTCTGCCATCCGACTTATCCTGTGACTGTTGAAGCAGACGGAATTTATGTTGAGCTGCCAGACGCAAATCCCTGA
- a CDS encoding HAD family hydrolase: MKYQAVIFDCDGVLVDSETLGNRVLAEMITDIGFPLSPEDAVQQFKGGKLADCLAVVESQMGQKLPADFATQVRAQMAVVFQSELQPILGVREALEAIPVQKCVASNGPEEKMALTLKITDLARFFDGRIYSAYTVGVWKPEPDLYLYAASQMGVRPEDCVVIEDSHLGVQAAVAAGIPVLGYADHSSPAELEALGAQTFRSMQELPELLGFTAPHSGN, from the coding sequence ATGAAGTATCAAGCGGTTATTTTTGATTGCGACGGTGTACTGGTCGACAGCGAAACCCTGGGAAACCGGGTACTGGCGGAGATGATTACCGACATTGGTTTTCCGCTGTCTCCTGAAGATGCGGTGCAGCAGTTCAAGGGGGGCAAGCTCGCGGATTGCCTAGCGGTGGTCGAATCACAAATGGGACAGAAGCTACCGGCAGATTTTGCCACTCAGGTAAGGGCACAAATGGCGGTGGTATTTCAGTCCGAGCTCCAGCCGATCCTGGGAGTTCGAGAAGCGTTGGAAGCGATTCCCGTACAGAAGTGCGTCGCTTCAAACGGTCCCGAAGAAAAAATGGCACTCACGCTCAAAATCACCGATCTGGCCCGCTTCTTTGACGGCCGGATTTATTCGGCTTATACGGTGGGAGTCTGGAAACCCGAACCGGACCTTTACCTGTATGCAGCTTCCCAGATGGGCGTCCGTCCGGAAGACTGTGTGGTCATTGAAGACAGTCATCTGGGAGTCCAGGCAGCGGTCGCAGCGGGCATCCCGGTACTGGGTTATGCCGACCATAGTTCACCTGCCGAACTCGAAGCATTGGGAGCACAAACCTTCCGATCCATGCAGGAACTGCCGGAGTTGCTTGGGTTTACTGCCCCACATTCCGGCAACTGA